Within the Streptomyces sp. YIM 121038 genome, the region ATCTGGAGGACCTCCACGGGCTCGTCTACCACGTCGAGTACGGTTCGGTGCTCCGCAAGCGCGGCCGCTGCGGGGGATGGCCGTGGAGCCCGGGGGCCTTCGGCCAGGCCATCCTCTCCGCGGCACCGATGACGGACCGCGTGAACGTGGAGTACCCCGACGGCGGCTCCGAGGACCGCGGCTACATGGCCGTCACCACCCAGGTGGGCGGCGAGTCCGTCCGGGTCTTCAACACGCACCTCGCCCAGCGCAGCCAGGAAGCGGTCCGGGCGGACCAGGCCGGTGTGCTCGCCACGGAGGTGGCCCGGCACGACCGCGCGATCGTCCTCGGTGACTTCAACGCCGTGCCGGGCGCTCCCGAGCTCCACCGGATGTGGGCACTGGCCACGGACACGGATCCCCAGTGCCACCCCTCGCTGGTCGGCGCCTGCAAGCCGACCACGGACTGGAACCTCAAGTTCGACTACGTCTTCCTCCGGGGCATCGCCCCGCTCGCACATCGTGTGCACCCCAGTGCGTACTCCGACCACCACCTGGTGCAGAGCGACCTGGACCTGACCTAGCGCCCCGGGCCGCGGCCGTGCGTCGGGGGCGCGTGGCAGAGGACGGCATGAGCGGGGCGTGCGCCGGTAGTGCGCTGCCCTGCTGAGTGTGCGGTCGCACCACGCTGCGCCCCCCTGGCCGGAAACGGCTGAGGGCCGGTCGTTCGTCTCAGGAGTGGGAGCCGAGGGGGCGCGGCCGGGGGCCGTGCGGGCGTGGGGGGACACGGCCATGAAGCGGACGGGACGAGTACGGAACTGGCGACTATGGGGGGCGCTCCTGGGAGCGGTGCTCCTCGTCGTCACAGCGGCGATGCCCTGCGTGGCCCTGGTGGGCGGCGATACGGACCGGGCCGTGGCCGCCACCGGGACGGATCCCACTCCGGGGCCCTCCGGCACGGCCGCGTCCCCCTCGGGGCCGCAGCCCGATCCACAGCCCACGGACACCGAGTCCGGCGACCCGGAGCCACCGCCCGATCCCGTGGACCCGACCCTGGGCCCGCAGGGCGAACAGGTGCCGCAGGGCGGGTCGTTCACGGCGACGGGCAGCGACTTCGACTGCTCCGACGGGGAAGGCCTCGCGGGCCCGCTGACGTTCACCGTGCAGGGACGGACGCCGGTGAGCGTGACGGTCGACGACAGCGGAGGATTCGCACAGCAGGTCTCCGTGCCGACGGACGCCGCCCCGGGACAGTACGAGATGACGGCGTTCTGCTCGGCCGTGGCCGACGGACCCACCGCCGAAGCCGTGTTCACTGTCGTGGCGGCGGCCCGGCCCGACCCGCGGCTCTCCCTGTCGTCCGACGCCGGAGAACCGGGCGACCACCTGACCGTCAGGGGTACGGGCTTCCTGTGTGACGCGGGAGCCGGGGTGGACGTCCTGTGGGACGGGCAGTCCGTCGCGGGCGGCACGCCCTCCGGGAGCGGAGGCTTCGCCGTCCCGTTCCACGTCCCGGCCTCCGCCGCGGAAGGGGGCCACGAGGTGACCGCGACCTGTCGCACCCCGCAAGACGTCCGGGCCTCGGCGACCTACAGGGTGAACCGACCGGTCGCCACACCCTCGGAGGACCCGCGGGAGGTCACGATCCACATGTCCGACTACCCGGCCGCCTGCGTCAAAGGGGCCATCGTCATCGGCGGCCGCCGACTGGACACCTGGCTGGACTCCGACTCGACCGAGGGCACGGCCGAGCGGGGCCGTTGGGAACTGATCGACCTCCACGCCCGGATCCCCGCTGCCATGACGGGCCGCCGGGACGTGAGCCTCGACTGCCCGGGACGGGAGCGGGAGAAGGCCGGAGAGATCACCCTTCCCGCACGGGACCCGCTGACGCTCTTCCAACTGCCCCTGGGATCCACCCGCTTCCCCGAAGGGAAGACAGGGCCGATCACGCCGACGCCGTCGAACAGCCCCACGCGCACGCCGGGCGGCGGCTCGGGCACGCCGGACGAGGACAAGGGCCATGACCACCCCGGTGGCTCGGGTTCCCCGCACGACCACGACAAGAAGGACCCGAAGGGCGAGGACGGGCACGGCTCGACCAGCAAGGATCCGGACCTCGGGCTCGTCGGCGCCCTGCGCACCCCGGCCGACGTCTCCTGGGCCCTGAAGGACCTGGCCGGATCGGTCGGCATGGCCGCCTGGTTCCTGGTGGTGGTCCTCCTGCTGGAGAGGGCCTTCCCCTCCCAGCTGGCCGACAACGCGCTGGGCCGCTGGTGGCTCCGCCGCCAGGAGCAGCGGCGGGCCCGGCCGCCGCGACTGCCCGGGTGGCTCAGGGCGTGCGGCTTCGCGCTCCTCGGCGGCTCCCTGGCCGTCTGGGCCGACACGGACACCACGGTGAGTCCGTCGACCGCGATCAAGATCGCCGGTGCGGCCGTGGGCATGCTGGTCATCCTGGTGGCCTACGAGAAGACCAAGGACTCCCTCCAGCACCCGCGCAGGGACGGCATCCGCTCCGAGCTGCGGGTGGTCCCCGCGGGCCTGCTGCTCGCGGGCCTGATGACGGCGATGTCCCGCTTCCTGGAGTTCCCGGTCCCCTACGTCTACGGCCTGGTCGCGGTCTATATGGCCCTCAGGTCGCCCCGCCGAAGGCCCGACGACCCCGACGACGGCCTGCCCAAGGGACAGGCGATCCTGATCGGCGGGATCTGCGTACTGTTCGCCGTGGTCCTCATCTGGGTCCTCGGCGCCCCCTTGCTGGAAGCCGCGCAGAAGGAGCACGCCGGGCCCGGAAGCATCCGGTACGTGCTCGCCTACGCCGTGGGGCTCGCGGTCGTCGCCGGCATAGAGGTCGTGGTGTTCGGTCTGCTCCCGCTGTCCGGCATGGACGGGCGCAGCCTGAAGGAATGGAGCAAGCCCGCCTGGTACGCCCTCTATTTGGTCGGCCTGACCTTCTTCTTCCACGTGCTGCTGCACAGCCTGCACCCGGGGGTGGGCAGCGAGCTGGCCGTCGACGGGGACCTGCGCTGGTGGACGCTCGGCATAGCCACCGCCCTGTTCCTGGCCTTCGGGGCCGTCTCCACGGCCTTGCGGTGGTACGTGGGGCGTGTCGAGCGGCGGCCCCGGACGGCCTGACGCCGATGGCGCCCGGCGGGCCCGCGGCCCGCCGGGCGCCCATGCGACCATGGCGTGTCATGACCACAGACGGGGGCCCCACCGAAGGCGAGCACGGGGCGGGCGGTTGGCCCGACACGGCCGGTGACACGGCGCTCACCATCAAGGTTCCCCAGGCCGATCCGCTGGTCCGGGCCGGGTTCCCCGCCCATGTGACCGTG harbors:
- a CDS encoding endonuclease/exonuclease/phosphatase family protein; the encoded protein is MVLGRGMRLLVGALVVACLVLIGPSTPSGAVFGGSQPVEAVRDVVPNRVMTWNICNPCGEQNNVGRAAEIAAHAPQVIGMQEACVRDVERIRDYLEDLHGLVYHVEYGSVLRKRGRCGGWPWSPGAFGQAILSAAPMTDRVNVEYPDGGSEDRGYMAVTTQVGGESVRVFNTHLAQRSQEAVRADQAGVLATEVARHDRAIVLGDFNAVPGAPELHRMWALATDTDPQCHPSLVGACKPTTDWNLKFDYVFLRGIAPLAHRVHPSAYSDHHLVQSDLDLT
- a CDS encoding FGLLP motif-containing membrane protein; this encodes MKRTGRVRNWRLWGALLGAVLLVVTAAMPCVALVGGDTDRAVAATGTDPTPGPSGTAASPSGPQPDPQPTDTESGDPEPPPDPVDPTLGPQGEQVPQGGSFTATGSDFDCSDGEGLAGPLTFTVQGRTPVSVTVDDSGGFAQQVSVPTDAAPGQYEMTAFCSAVADGPTAEAVFTVVAAARPDPRLSLSSDAGEPGDHLTVRGTGFLCDAGAGVDVLWDGQSVAGGTPSGSGGFAVPFHVPASAAEGGHEVTATCRTPQDVRASATYRVNRPVATPSEDPREVTIHMSDYPAACVKGAIVIGGRRLDTWLDSDSTEGTAERGRWELIDLHARIPAAMTGRRDVSLDCPGREREKAGEITLPARDPLTLFQLPLGSTRFPEGKTGPITPTPSNSPTRTPGGGSGTPDEDKGHDHPGGSGSPHDHDKKDPKGEDGHGSTSKDPDLGLVGALRTPADVSWALKDLAGSVGMAAWFLVVVLLLERAFPSQLADNALGRWWLRRQEQRRARPPRLPGWLRACGFALLGGSLAVWADTDTTVSPSTAIKIAGAAVGMLVILVAYEKTKDSLQHPRRDGIRSELRVVPAGLLLAGLMTAMSRFLEFPVPYVYGLVAVYMALRSPRRRPDDPDDGLPKGQAILIGGICVLFAVVLIWVLGAPLLEAAQKEHAGPGSIRYVLAYAVGLAVVAGIEVVVFGLLPLSGMDGRSLKEWSKPAWYALYLVGLTFFFHVLLHSLHPGVGSELAVDGDLRWWTLGIATALFLAFGAVSTALRWYVGRVERRPRTA